The Balaenoptera musculus isolate JJ_BM4_2016_0621 chromosome 5, mBalMus1.pri.v3, whole genome shotgun sequence region GGGAGGGCTTCTCTCTGTAGAATAGGTCTAATCTTAGAACACACATGAAGTGGTTAAActcaagaaaagaaattagactGCATCCTAAAAATGATCTTGGGTGAACACCTTGAAAAAAGTTCTCTATGCTAATTAAGTTTCCACCAAACAGTGGTGCTGGGAATCTAAAATACGGATAAGCCATAATTCACACATAATATGAACAAAAGTAGTATTACCTTATTCTTAAGTTCTTCTTCTCTCTCAGTGAGAAACAAATTATAAACAAGTTTTTGGAGTCAGGCCTTTAGAATTGGAAGGAACTTCGGAGGACACTGAGCAATTTCACAGGTGAGCAAACTGAAGCCCAGGAAGGTAAAGACTTAAGATCACGCACAGCTTGTGCGCAAACTTGATTCCCTCTGTGTTTCCCCACCCCCACTAAACAGCCCTGGGGAGCCTGGAAGAGACCCCAAAAGGACTCTTCCGGGCCTCTTCCTACCTCTCATGCCTTTCCACTCCCCTGGGTTACAACCCCTCAGTGTGCTCCAGCCCTTTAAGTTTCAGGCAAGTACCAACTAGCCTTCCAAGCCCGCTCCTCTCAGGCAGCAATGCAGCACAGCGGAGATGCTCCAGCAGTGCTAGATTTCTGAAGAGGGGTGCGTCTTAAGGGCAAGAGAAGATCCTGACTAGGACCCCAGTAGTCAATTGTTCACGGTTTCTAACACACTGAATGAGAAAGTGTGAGTGGGATCCTTGGGAATCAACTCCCCTTGCCAGTTAAGTTCACCTTCTGATATTCCGAGACCCATCCTAGATCATCCAGTGCAGGATCAACACAGGACTACACTCCCGTGGTCAGAGCTTTATACAGCAAATACGCTCGGAATAAGAATGTTAAAAGGGCGTTTCCTCGGCCACCCCTGTGCAACCGGTGTTTTACCATCGCAGCAACACGCAAGCTACACTGGACTGAATTCTGCCTGAGAAAGACGACTTCAGCAGCTGCCGAAAAGCACACAGAAGTGCCCGCGCCTAAGGGAGCGCGCGCCTCCACGTGTCGCGAGCAGCCGCGGGGCGGGGACCGGGACGCGAGCCAGGAGGGCGCACAGCCCTGGGGCTCCCCCGCCGGTTCCCTAGCCGACTCGGGACTCACCTGGAAGCGCAGGCGCTCCTTGCCCGGCTGGGGGCTCCGCGGCGACCACCTCTCGCCCGCGGCGCCGGCCACCAGCGGGGGCTGCTCCCTGCTCGCCGGTACCCCGGCCTGGGCCTCGTCCTCCTCGGACTGCGGCCGTTGGGGCTCCTTCCTCGCCGACCCCTCTCCCTCCTCGGGGCCTCGGGGCCTCGCAGCTGGCGGCCCTAGCTCTCCGTCCGGCGCCCCGGGCCTCTGCTCGGCCGCCGCAGTCTCGGCCCCTTCCAGGAGGGTAGCAAGGCGGCGGGAGGCCACGGGCGAGTACACCGCCACGGTGCGCGGGAAGCGCACGGGCCGCGGGACGCCGCTCGGCGGGCTGCCCTGCTCGGGGCCCCGGCGGACCAGCTGCGGGGAGGCCGGGCAGCTGCCGCCCGCGCCCGCTGCGCCCTCGGGGTCAGGGCCGGGCTCGCGGGCCCTGCGCAGCAGCGTACGCCGCCCCAGCGAGCACTGCACGGAGACGTCGCGGCGCGGGTTCACCTGCACGGCCACGTCCCGAATGCTGGCCCGGCCGGGCCGCGGGGCGAGGCCGGGGCCCACCTGCGACAGGAGGGCCATGAGCTGCGCCCGCTGGTAGCTGTGGAAGTACTCGGCGGCCGCC contains the following coding sequences:
- the ZAR1 gene encoding zygote arrest protein 1 isoform X1 — translated: MAALGDEVLDAYMYPACALYSYPYPYPYPAAAKGKGAAGGGGWRHRDGGYPPVSSSSDGAASSSFPGYGQLAAAEYFHSYQRAQLMALLSQVGPGLAPRPGRASIRDVAVQVNPRRDVSVQCSLGRRTLLRRAREPGPDPEGAAGAGGSCPASPQLVRRGPEQGSPPSGVPRPVRFPRTVAVYSPVASRRLATLLEGAETAAAEQRPGAPDGELGPPAARPRGPEEGEGSARKEPQRPQSEEDEAQAGVPASREQPPLVAGAAGERWSPRSPQPGKERLRFQFLEQKYGYYHCKDCNIRWESAYVWCVQGTNKVYYKQFCRTCQKSYNPYRVEDITCQNCKQTRCSCPVKVRHVDPKRPHRQDLCGRCKGKRLSCDSTFSFKYII
- the ZAR1 gene encoding zygote arrest protein 1 isoform X2; its protein translation is MAALGDEVLDAYMYPACALYSYPYPYPYPAAAKGKGAAGGGGWRHRDGGYPPVSSSSDGAASSSFPGYGQLAAAEYFHSYQRAQLMALLSQVGPGLAPRPGRASIRDVAVQVNPRRDVSVQCSLGRRTLLRRAREPGPDPEGAAGAGGSCPASPQLVRRGPEQGSPPSGVPRPVRFPRTVAVYSPVASRRLATLLEGAETAAAEQRPGAPDGELGPPAARPRGPEEGEGSARKEPQRPQSEEDEAQAGVPASREQPPLVAGAAGERWSPRSPQPGKERLRFQNRSMATITARTATSDGKVPTCGVYRALTRFTTSSFAEHVRSLITLTEWRISPVKIVNRLDAPAQ
- the ZAR1 gene encoding zygote arrest protein 1 isoform X4, translating into MAALGDEVLDAYMYPACALYSYPYPYPYPAAAKGKGAAGGGGWRHRDGGYPPVSSSSDGAASSSFPGYGQLAAAEYFHSYQRAQLMALLSQVGPGLAPRPGRASIRDVAVQVNPRRDVSVQCSLGRRTLLRRAREPGPDPEGAAGAGGSCPASPQLVRRGPEQGSPPSGVPRPVRFPRTVAVYSPVASRRLATLLEGAETAAAEQRPGAPDGELGPPAARPRGPEEGEGSARKEPQRPQSEEDEAQAGVPASREQPPLVAGAAGERWSPRSPQPGKERLRFQNRSMATITARTATSDGKVPTCGVYRALTRFTTSSFAEHVRSLITLTEWRISPVK
- the ZAR1 gene encoding zygote arrest protein 1 isoform X3, with product MAALGDEVLDAYMYPACALYSYPYPYPYPAAAKGKGAAGGGGWRHRDGGYPPVSSSSDGAASSSFPGYGQLAAAEYFHSYQRAQLMALLSQVGPGLAPRPGRASIRDVAVQVNPRRDVSVQCSLGRRTLLRRAREPGPDPEGAAGAGGSCPASPQLVRRGPEQGSPPSGVPRPVRFPRTVAVYSPVASRRLATLLEGAETAAAEQRPGAPDGELGPPAARPRGPEEGEGSARKEPQRPQSEEDEAQAGVPASREQPPLVAGAAGERWSPRSPQPGKERLRFQFLEQKYGYYHCKDCNIRWESAYVWCVQGTNKVYYKQFCRTCQKSYNPYRVEDITCQVN